From one Anaerolineales bacterium genomic stretch:
- a CDS encoding NAD(P)H-dependent oxidoreductase subunit E: MLVDKHRSAIDAILKRFPPDHKRSAVLPLLYLAQHEYGSITDEAVDEIAGLIGVDPTQVASLIGFYTLFHEGDGGTYRIQICTDFPCSLRGAGAFADELCTRLGIQMGETTPDGLITVEEVKCVAACDRAPMFQLQDSEGIHYHEHQTVESAMALIEMLRARQSDA; this comes from the coding sequence TTGCTGGTTGACAAACATCGTTCGGCAATCGACGCCATACTGAAGAGGTTTCCGCCGGATCATAAGCGATCGGCCGTCCTGCCCTTGCTCTACCTGGCGCAGCACGAGTACGGTTCGATCACCGACGAGGCGGTGGATGAAATCGCCGGATTGATCGGAGTCGATCCCACGCAGGTTGCCTCACTCATCGGTTTCTACACTCTCTTTCACGAAGGAGATGGCGGCACCTACCGCATCCAAATCTGCACCGATTTTCCCTGCTCGCTGCGCGGAGCAGGAGCATTCGCCGACGAACTATGCACACGTCTGGGAATACAAATGGGAGAAACGACTCCCGATGGCTTGATTACGGTGGAAGAAGTCAAATGCGTCGCGGCCTGCGACCGGGCGCCGATGTTCCAATTGCAGGACAGCGAAGGAATCCATTATCACGAGCATCAAACCGTGGAATCGGCGATGGCGCTGATCGAGATGCTGCGTGCGAGGCAGTCCGATGCCTGA
- a CDS encoding NADH-quinone oxidoreductase subunit J — MDVDLLLFIGIGLVAVLSAISMLASRNAIYSALFLVINFITVATLFLLMNAAFIAMVQVTVYAGAIMVLFLFVIMLLGAERLKPTGSLPWQLPVAILLGVALIAEVVFALFHGASNTAQGLSGNVAQGFGSPTSIGLILFDQYLVPFEITSILLLVGMIGAVVITRDRGKESR, encoded by the coding sequence ATGGACGTTGATCTGCTCTTGTTCATCGGTATCGGGCTCGTCGCCGTACTTTCGGCGATCAGCATGTTGGCGAGCCGAAACGCGATTTACTCGGCGCTGTTTCTGGTGATCAATTTCATCACCGTCGCCACGTTGTTCTTACTGATGAATGCGGCCTTTATCGCCATGGTGCAGGTGACGGTGTATGCCGGTGCAATCATGGTTCTCTTTCTCTTCGTCATTATGTTGCTGGGCGCTGAGCGTCTGAAACCGACCGGGAGCCTGCCCTGGCAGCTTCCGGTGGCAATCCTTTTAGGTGTGGCGCTGATCGCCGAGGTGGTGTTTGCGCTCTTCCATGGTGCGTCGAACACAGCGCAAGGCCTATCCGGAAACGTGGCACAGGGATTTGGCAGCCCCACCTCGATCGGGCTGATTCTCTTCGATCAATATCTCGTTCCTTTCGAGATCACCTCGATTTTGCTGCTGGTGGGCATGATCGGGGCGGTGGTGATCACGCGCGATCGGGGCAAGGAGAGCCGATGA
- the nuoI gene encoding NADH-quinone oxidoreductase subunit NuoI → MNPFELLHGLWTTFLNFLETPVTYQYPEIKRPVRERFRGRHELKRYDNGLEKCIGCALCAAACPADAIFVEAAENTDEERYSPGERYASTYEINFLRCIFCGFCEDACPTEAIVLEHNYELSYYDRRSAIYGKDKLLVPVPEGGKLTPMKVEAGKFDRAIPEMNDPT, encoded by the coding sequence ATGAATCCGTTTGAACTTTTACACGGCTTATGGACGACGTTTCTGAATTTCCTGGAAACGCCGGTGACGTATCAGTATCCGGAAATCAAGCGGCCGGTACGCGAGCGCTTCCGTGGCCGCCATGAATTGAAGCGCTATGACAACGGCCTGGAGAAATGCATTGGATGCGCTTTATGCGCGGCGGCTTGTCCCGCCGATGCGATTTTCGTCGAAGCGGCGGAAAACACGGACGAGGAACGGTATTCGCCCGGCGAACGCTACGCAAGCACGTACGAGATCAATTTCCTGCGTTGTATCTTCTGCGGTTTCTGCGAGGACGCCTGTCCTACGGAGGCGATCGTCCTCGAGCACAATTACGAGTTGTCATATTACGATCGGAGATCGGCGATTTACGGCAAGGATAAATTACTGGTGCCGGTACCCGAAGGCGGTAAGCTGACGCCGATGAAAGTCGAAGCGGGTAAATTCGACCGTGCGATCCCGGAGATGAATGATCCGACCTAG
- the nuoH gene encoding NADH-quinone oxidoreductase subunit NuoH: MDIALLLEWTIKSLIILVIFVVLGAAYLTYFERRVLARFQTRIGPNRAGPWGLLQPIADTVKLIFKEDLIPAQADKVLFILAPVITVIPAMILLAVIPLGPKVAGISLDLASDINVGVLYIMAVASIAVYGITIAGWSSGNKYALMGGIRATAQMISYELSLTLAFIGPILLTNSPNPLSVDEIVKAQHGLWFVFLQPVGFLIYLMAAVAEVNRAPFDLPEAEQELTAGYHTEYSGMKFALFYLAEYGKMLVISFIGSTLFLGGYWGPFVNRFPLLGPVYLLAKVLVLLYFIVWLRATFPRLRYDKLMGFGWKFMLPLAILNVMVTATVIVLVGG, from the coding sequence ATGGACATCGCATTGCTGCTGGAATGGACGATAAAGTCGTTGATCATCCTGGTGATCTTCGTCGTCCTCGGTGCGGCCTATCTGACCTACTTCGAGCGGCGCGTACTGGCCCGTTTTCAGACTAGAATCGGACCGAACCGCGCGGGACCGTGGGGCTTGCTGCAGCCGATCGCCGACACGGTTAAATTGATATTCAAAGAAGATTTGATCCCCGCACAGGCGGACAAGGTATTGTTTATCCTCGCGCCGGTGATCACGGTTATACCGGCGATGATTTTGTTGGCCGTGATTCCCCTCGGACCGAAGGTGGCGGGCATCAGCCTCGACTTGGCGTCGGATATCAACGTCGGTGTGCTCTACATCATGGCCGTGGCTTCGATTGCGGTGTACGGCATCACGATTGCCGGGTGGTCCTCCGGAAATAAATATGCCTTGATGGGCGGCATTCGCGCCACGGCGCAGATGATCAGTTATGAATTGTCCTTGACCCTGGCTTTCATTGGTCCGATACTGTTGACGAATTCCCCCAACCCGCTAAGCGTGGACGAGATCGTCAAGGCGCAGCATGGTTTGTGGTTCGTCTTCCTGCAGCCGGTCGGTTTTTTGATCTACCTCATGGCTGCGGTGGCGGAGGTCAACCGAGCGCCCTTCGACCTGCCCGAAGCCGAGCAGGAATTGACGGCCGGATACCACACCGAGTATTCCGGCATGAAGTTCGCATTATTCTACCTGGCCGAGTACGGCAAGATGTTGGTGATCAGTTTCATCGGGTCGACCTTGTTCTTGGGAGGCTATTGGGGTCCATTCGTGAACCGATTTCCGCTGCTCGGGCCGGTGTACCTGTTGGCGAAGGTGTTGGTGCTGCTGTACTTCATCGTCTGGCTGCGGGCTACGTTCCCGCGCCTGCGTTACGACAAATTGATGGGATTTGGCTGGAAGTTCATGCTTCCCCTGGCAATTCTCAACGTGATGGTTACGGCGACGGTGATTGTGTTGGTGGGAGGATGA
- the nuoK gene encoding NADH-quinone oxidoreductase subunit NuoK, which translates to MNVPLNYLLVLSGVLFTIGVLGVLVRRNAIVIFMSIELMLNAANLALIAFARSFAPAAEALRGHVLVFFVIAVAAAEVAVGLALIVVIFRSKKSIDVDQVSSLKG; encoded by the coding sequence ATGAACGTTCCGTTGAACTATCTCTTGGTGCTTTCGGGGGTTCTCTTCACCATCGGTGTTTTGGGTGTGCTCGTGCGCCGAAACGCTATCGTGATATTCATGTCCATCGAATTGATGCTCAACGCAGCCAACCTGGCTTTAATCGCCTTCGCACGCTCGTTCGCCCCGGCCGCGGAAGCGCTGCGGGGGCACGTCTTGGTTTTCTTCGTCATCGCCGTCGCTGCGGCAGAAGTGGCTGTCGGCCTGGCTTTGATCGTGGTGATCTTCCGCAGCAAGAAGAGTATCGACGTCGATCAGGTGAGCAGCCTCAAGGGCTGA
- the nuoG gene encoding NADH-quinone oxidoreductase subunit NuoG — translation MPEYILLRHRDVPDIDQLDVYRKHGGFETLKAVVAEKSPQEVIDIVKAAGLRGRGGAGFPTGVKWSFLSPGVFPRYVVANADESEPGTFKDREILEHNPFQFLEGVAICCYAAQAQTAYVYCRGEFWDLAHELERRIDALYAAGLLGKRIFGADFNLDIHVHLGAGAYICGEESALLESLEGKLGQPRLRPPFPAAEGLYAKPTVVNNVETLTNLAPILSRGVDWYRSIGTEKSPGPKVFCLSGQVEKPGNYELPMGTTFRELIYEHGGGVAGGKKIKAIMPAGASASLLPATDEVLDTTMDYESVPKVGSQLGSGSIIVMDESIDITWLIGNTTNFFKIGQMSLRFGRVCCDARAFGDQTFPRGFRESHQGWTMSETSVTLTIDGMEVTVPKGTLIVDAAKKVGIDIPVFCYHPKMKPVGMCRMCLVEIGRPAKDRQTNKPVLDDHGEPVIRFGPNLETACTTPVGDGWVVRVSSGVARAGHKQIVEYLLTSHPLDCPVCDKGGECPLQNLTMEHGPGKSRFLYSEKMHLAKHVPLGELIFLDRERCIQCGRCVRYQDEVVGEPVIAFKDRGRGIEIVTYSEPGFDSYFSGNTTDICPVGALTTSDFRFGARPWEMHSTASICSHCPVGCNLMLNTRREASSGGCEVIKRVMPRQNEWVNELWICDKGRFAHHFMQSEARVTKPMVRKRGKLVEASWDEALSQTAKALKAAKNLVGLAGGRASNEDLYVFRSLIEKIGGRAVLDDSLAGGDVVQQVGLGSGSNLSQLGAGDAVLIVASDLHEEAPLWWLRLKQAGDRGATLVVANGRPTALDAHAGHVLRYAYPQAAQTVLGLLHAFKKQKDLASYAKDKDVQAAGRALADAENLIVFYGGEGLAYSESEALASACGALIQATGRAGRPNNGLIAVWPRHNTQGAWDMGLRPEAKGLASTLKKADALFVMAADPLGDDPDLADALQEETFLVVQELFLTPTAQQADVVFPAAAIAEREGSYTSGERRVQRTYTTLPARGESLSDWRILMLLGGKMGYEFEADSVAEIFAEIGSVVPAYAGVSYTDLAKYEDQWPDVGDEDLYFAGTAFKNHQGLGVQLTSAAERGKNPEITWTVPKAQKSKDGFLLVPIVELYDRGTTVMPSEVLHPRLVPTRLRIHPEDAERIGVVDGGRVELRVNGRVEKIDASVRHDSVEGVLLLPRSLDVVVSHPAYVKVKPLGKQE, via the coding sequence ATGCCTGAATACATTCTGCTGCGTCATCGGGACGTTCCGGATATCGACCAGCTCGACGTCTATCGCAAACATGGCGGTTTCGAAACCTTGAAGGCCGTCGTGGCCGAGAAGTCTCCCCAGGAAGTGATCGACATCGTCAAAGCGGCGGGACTGCGCGGGCGCGGCGGTGCCGGTTTCCCAACCGGTGTGAAGTGGAGTTTCCTGAGCCCCGGCGTGTTCCCGCGCTACGTCGTGGCCAATGCGGACGAATCCGAACCGGGCACGTTCAAGGATCGCGAGATCCTGGAGCATAATCCCTTTCAATTCCTGGAAGGGGTAGCCATCTGTTGCTACGCCGCCCAGGCGCAGACGGCGTACGTCTACTGTCGCGGAGAATTCTGGGATCTGGCGCACGAACTCGAGCGCAGGATCGACGCTCTCTACGCTGCCGGTCTGCTCGGCAAGCGGATATTCGGTGCGGATTTCAACCTTGATATCCACGTTCATCTGGGCGCCGGAGCGTACATCTGCGGTGAAGAATCGGCGCTGCTGGAGTCGTTGGAAGGCAAGCTGGGTCAGCCCCGTTTGCGGCCGCCATTTCCTGCCGCAGAGGGACTTTATGCCAAGCCCACGGTGGTCAACAATGTGGAGACATTGACCAACCTGGCACCTATTCTGAGCCGCGGTGTGGACTGGTATCGTTCCATAGGGACGGAAAAAAGTCCAGGCCCTAAGGTTTTCTGTTTATCGGGACAGGTGGAAAAACCGGGGAATTACGAACTCCCTATGGGCACCACGTTTCGCGAACTGATTTACGAACACGGCGGCGGCGTTGCCGGTGGGAAGAAGATCAAAGCCATTATGCCGGCAGGTGCGTCCGCATCGTTGCTTCCGGCGACGGATGAGGTCCTGGATACCACGATGGATTACGAATCGGTTCCCAAAGTGGGCTCGCAGCTGGGATCGGGCTCTATCATCGTGATGGATGAAAGCATCGACATAACATGGCTGATTGGAAATACCACGAACTTTTTCAAAATCGGGCAAATGTCTCTGCGCTTTGGGAGAGTTTGCTGTGATGCCCGTGCTTTCGGGGATCAAACTTTTCCGCGCGGATTTCGAGAGTCACACCAGGGATGGACGATGAGTGAAACGTCGGTAACGTTGACGATCGATGGAATGGAAGTGACCGTGCCCAAGGGCACGTTGATCGTGGATGCTGCCAAGAAAGTCGGTATCGACATCCCGGTGTTCTGCTACCATCCCAAGATGAAACCGGTGGGTATGTGCCGCATGTGCCTGGTGGAGATCGGACGTCCGGCGAAAGACCGGCAGACCAATAAGCCGGTTTTGGACGATCACGGAGAACCGGTCATCCGTTTCGGCCCCAACCTGGAAACGGCCTGCACGACGCCGGTCGGTGATGGTTGGGTCGTACGCGTCAGCAGCGGCGTCGCACGCGCCGGACACAAGCAGATCGTCGAATACCTGCTCACCTCGCACCCGCTCGATTGTCCGGTTTGCGATAAAGGTGGCGAATGCCCGCTGCAGAATCTGACCATGGAACACGGCCCGGGCAAGAGCCGCTTCCTGTACAGCGAGAAGATGCACCTGGCCAAGCACGTCCCCCTGGGCGAGTTGATTTTCCTGGATCGAGAACGCTGCATCCAGTGCGGGCGTTGCGTTCGCTACCAGGACGAGGTCGTCGGGGAACCGGTGATCGCTTTCAAAGACCGCGGCCGGGGGATCGAGATCGTGACCTATTCCGAACCGGGGTTTGATTCCTACTTTTCTGGCAACACAACAGACATTTGCCCGGTCGGTGCCTTGACCACGTCGGATTTTCGTTTCGGAGCCCGCCCATGGGAAATGCACAGCACGGCTTCGATCTGTTCTCATTGTCCGGTCGGATGCAACCTGATGCTGAATACGCGCCGCGAGGCGAGCTCCGGCGGCTGCGAAGTGATCAAACGCGTGATGCCCCGCCAAAACGAGTGGGTCAACGAATTGTGGATTTGCGACAAGGGCCGTTTCGCCCACCACTTCATGCAGAGCGAAGCGCGGGTGACCAAACCCATGGTACGCAAGCGTGGAAAACTGGTGGAAGCCAGTTGGGATGAGGCGTTGTCCCAAACCGCGAAGGCCTTGAAAGCCGCCAAGAATCTGGTCGGCCTTGCTGGGGGCCGCGCTTCCAACGAGGATCTGTACGTTTTCCGCAGCCTGATCGAAAAAATCGGCGGCCGCGCCGTTCTGGACGATTCCCTGGCGGGCGGTGACGTCGTGCAGCAAGTCGGTCTGGGAAGCGGCTCCAATTTATCGCAGCTGGGTGCGGGAGACGCCGTCCTGATTGTGGCGAGCGACTTGCATGAAGAGGCGCCGCTGTGGTGGCTGCGCTTGAAGCAGGCCGGCGATCGCGGCGCGACGCTGGTGGTCGCCAACGGCCGGCCGACGGCATTGGATGCCCATGCCGGCCACGTACTGCGTTATGCATATCCGCAGGCCGCGCAGACGGTGCTGGGATTGCTGCATGCCTTCAAGAAGCAGAAGGATCTGGCATCCTATGCAAAGGACAAAGACGTTCAGGCGGCGGGCCGTGCGCTGGCAGACGCCGAAAACCTGATCGTGTTTTACGGCGGAGAAGGATTGGCGTATTCGGAAAGTGAAGCGCTGGCATCGGCCTGCGGCGCTTTGATTCAGGCGACGGGCCGTGCCGGTCGGCCGAACAACGGCTTGATCGCCGTCTGGCCGCGCCACAACACACAGGGCGCCTGGGACATGGGCCTGCGGCCGGAAGCGAAGGGCCTGGCTTCCACTTTGAAGAAGGCCGACGCGCTCTTCGTCATGGCGGCTGATCCGCTGGGCGATGATCCAGATCTGGCCGATGCGCTTCAAGAAGAAACGTTCCTCGTTGTGCAGGAGTTGTTCCTGACCCCGACTGCACAGCAAGCCGACGTCGTCTTTCCGGCCGCTGCGATCGCCGAGCGGGAGGGCAGCTACACGTCCGGCGAGCGGCGCGTTCAGCGTACTTACACCACGCTGCCGGCGCGAGGCGAATCGCTTTCCGATTGGCGCATCCTGATGCTGCTGGGCGGCAAGATGGGATATGAATTCGAAGCCGACTCCGTGGCGGAAATATTCGCAGAAATCGGCTCGGTCGTTCCCGCTTACGCCGGGGTGAGTTACACGGATCTGGCAAAATATGAAGACCAGTGGCCGGACGTGGGAGACGAGGATCTCTACTTTGCCGGCACGGCTTTCAAGAATCATCAAGGCCTCGGTGTGCAGTTGACCTCTGCAGCAGAGCGCGGTAAGAACCCGGAAATTACCTGGACTGTGCCGAAAGCGCAAAAATCCAAGGATGGATTTTTACTTGTGCCGATTGTCGAACTCTACGATCGCGGTACGACGGTGATGCCTTCGGAAGTGCTGCATCCGCGGCTCGTACCAACTCGACTGCGTATCCATCCCGAGGATGCGGAACGCATCGGAGTCGTGGATGGAGGCCGGGTCGAACTTCGTGTGAACGGCCGTGTGGAAAAGATCGATGCCAGTGTGCGCCATGATTCCGTCGAGGGCGTGTTGCTGCTGCCCCGCAGTCTCGATGTCGTCGTTTCGCATCCGGCATACGTGAAAGTCAAACCGCTGGGGAAACAGGAGTAG